From the Mauremys reevesii isolate NIE-2019 linkage group 19, ASM1616193v1, whole genome shotgun sequence genome, one window contains:
- the TMEM268 gene encoding transmembrane protein 268 isoform X1, with amino-acid sequence MREGSEWGGLIGYRRQHEIGNSDPHEACFFTMACESQADGAEKQSPISYGGTHADESSLHWVKEFHNGQVLMVLTASNTCSSTVFDMELCAEKLKTFGIEMTRDQWRNLIQNAILEPEVRRYMFYNSRAFGIAIAVIFYISIWANIYSTMQLYSFGCRWDVSILVTVAAVALTIVVILIIDQHQRKIHVNTDVRLAAANEVFMKHNLLLGVADAMDRHQNVLQLCFVHFNLEQCLHSLAGYITEQKRNHQSVLRHNLDQFCVTMETVIQSGQGRGEEGSSEESPLLPSDKKGTLACSELLHLIPEGAPEVMAQQLLVIFSGYYIRLLVSGQLPQVVMLRHVEHMNIPCLCQFIETNVLDTGHCWFKAR; translated from the exons ATGAGAGAAGGAAGTGAATGGGGTGGACTCATTGGATACAGAAGACAACACGAAATAG GAAATAGCGATCCGCATGAAGCCTGTTTCTTCACCATGGCCTGTGAAAGCCAAGCAGACGGAGCTGAGAAACAAAGTCCCATCTCCTACGGTGGGACCCATGCAGATGAAAGCTCCCTTCACTGGGTGAAAG AGTTTCACAATGGCCAAGTGCTTATGGTTCTCACTGCTAGCAATACCTGCTCTTCCACCGTCTTTGATATGGAGCTTTGTGCAGAGAAACTGAAGACCTTTGGAATTGAG ATGACAAGGGATCAGTGGAGGAATTTAATTCAAAACGCCATTCTGGAACCTGAAGTAAGAAGATACATGTTTTACAACTCCAGAGCTTTTGGGATAGCCATTGCCGTG ATTTTCTACATCTCAATCTGGGCAAATATTTACTCCACCATGCAGCTGTATTCCTTTGGGTGCCGTTGGGACGTCAGCATTCTGGTGACAGTGGCTGCCGTAGCACTCACTATAGTTGTTATATTGATTATTGACCAACATCAAAGGAAG ATACATGTGAATACTGATGTGAGGCTGGCAGCTGCCAATGAAGTCTTCATGAAGCACAACTTACTTCTAGGGGTTGCAGATGCCATGGACAGGCACCAGAACGTTCTACAG CTTTGCTTTGTCCATTTCAACCTGGAGCAGTGTCTTCACTCCTTAGCAGGCTATATTACAGAACAGAAGAGAAACCACCAG TCTGTCCTGAGGCACAATCTGGACCAGTTCTGCGTCACTATGGAGACAGTGATCCAGTCGGGtcagggaagaggagaggagggTTCATCTGAAGAGTCACCTCTTCTACCCAGTGACAAGAAAGGGACTCTGGCATGCAGTGAACTGCTTCATCTCATTCCAGAGGGAGCTCCAGAG GTGATGGCCCAGCAGCTGTTGGTGATCTTCAGTGGCTATTACATCAGACTCTTGGTTAGTGGTCAGCTCCCTCAGGTGGTCATGTTACGGCATGTGGAACACATGAATATCCCCTGCCTTTGCCAGTTCATAGAGACAAATGTGCTTGACACAGGACATTGTTGGTTCAAGGCCAGGTGA
- the TMEM268 gene encoding transmembrane protein 268 isoform X3 yields MACESQADGAEKQSPISYGGTHADESSLHWVKEFHNGQVLMVLTASNTCSSTVFDMELCAEKLKTFGIEMTRDQWRNLIQNAILEPEVRRYMFYNSRAFGIAIAVIFYISIWANIYSTMQLYSFGCRWDVSILVTVAAVALTIVVILIIDQHQRKIHVNTDVRLAAANEVFMKHNLLLGVADAMDRHQNVLQLCFVHFNLEQCLHSLAGYITEQKRNHQSVLRHNLDQFCVTMETVIQSGQGRGEEGSSEESPLLPSDKKGTLACSELLHLIPEGAPEVMAQQLLVIFSGYYIRLLVSGQLPQVVMLRHVEHMNIPCLCQFIETNVLDTGHCWFKAR; encoded by the exons ATGGCCTGTGAAAGCCAAGCAGACGGAGCTGAGAAACAAAGTCCCATCTCCTACGGTGGGACCCATGCAGATGAAAGCTCCCTTCACTGGGTGAAAG AGTTTCACAATGGCCAAGTGCTTATGGTTCTCACTGCTAGCAATACCTGCTCTTCCACCGTCTTTGATATGGAGCTTTGTGCAGAGAAACTGAAGACCTTTGGAATTGAG ATGACAAGGGATCAGTGGAGGAATTTAATTCAAAACGCCATTCTGGAACCTGAAGTAAGAAGATACATGTTTTACAACTCCAGAGCTTTTGGGATAGCCATTGCCGTG ATTTTCTACATCTCAATCTGGGCAAATATTTACTCCACCATGCAGCTGTATTCCTTTGGGTGCCGTTGGGACGTCAGCATTCTGGTGACAGTGGCTGCCGTAGCACTCACTATAGTTGTTATATTGATTATTGACCAACATCAAAGGAAG ATACATGTGAATACTGATGTGAGGCTGGCAGCTGCCAATGAAGTCTTCATGAAGCACAACTTACTTCTAGGGGTTGCAGATGCCATGGACAGGCACCAGAACGTTCTACAG CTTTGCTTTGTCCATTTCAACCTGGAGCAGTGTCTTCACTCCTTAGCAGGCTATATTACAGAACAGAAGAGAAACCACCAG TCTGTCCTGAGGCACAATCTGGACCAGTTCTGCGTCACTATGGAGACAGTGATCCAGTCGGGtcagggaagaggagaggagggTTCATCTGAAGAGTCACCTCTTCTACCCAGTGACAAGAAAGGGACTCTGGCATGCAGTGAACTGCTTCATCTCATTCCAGAGGGAGCTCCAGAG GTGATGGCCCAGCAGCTGTTGGTGATCTTCAGTGGCTATTACATCAGACTCTTGGTTAGTGGTCAGCTCCCTCAGGTGGTCATGTTACGGCATGTGGAACACATGAATATCCCCTGCCTTTGCCAGTTCATAGAGACAAATGTGCTTGACACAGGACATTGTTGGTTCAAGGCCAGGTGA
- the TMEM268 gene encoding transmembrane protein 268 isoform X2, with amino-acid sequence MREGSEWGGLIGYRRQHEIGNSDPHEACFFTMACESQADGAEKQSPISYGGTHADESSLHWVKEFHNGQVLMVLTASNTCSSTVFDMELCAEKLKTFGIEMTRDQWRNLIQNAILEPEVRRYMFYNSRAFGIAIAVIFYISIWANIYSTMQLYSFGCRWDVSILVTVAAVALTIVVILIIDQHQRKIHVNTDVRLAAANEVFMKHNLLLGVADAMDRHQNVLQSVLRHNLDQFCVTMETVIQSGQGRGEEGSSEESPLLPSDKKGTLACSELLHLIPEGAPEVMAQQLLVIFSGYYIRLLVSGQLPQVVMLRHVEHMNIPCLCQFIETNVLDTGHCWFKAR; translated from the exons ATGAGAGAAGGAAGTGAATGGGGTGGACTCATTGGATACAGAAGACAACACGAAATAG GAAATAGCGATCCGCATGAAGCCTGTTTCTTCACCATGGCCTGTGAAAGCCAAGCAGACGGAGCTGAGAAACAAAGTCCCATCTCCTACGGTGGGACCCATGCAGATGAAAGCTCCCTTCACTGGGTGAAAG AGTTTCACAATGGCCAAGTGCTTATGGTTCTCACTGCTAGCAATACCTGCTCTTCCACCGTCTTTGATATGGAGCTTTGTGCAGAGAAACTGAAGACCTTTGGAATTGAG ATGACAAGGGATCAGTGGAGGAATTTAATTCAAAACGCCATTCTGGAACCTGAAGTAAGAAGATACATGTTTTACAACTCCAGAGCTTTTGGGATAGCCATTGCCGTG ATTTTCTACATCTCAATCTGGGCAAATATTTACTCCACCATGCAGCTGTATTCCTTTGGGTGCCGTTGGGACGTCAGCATTCTGGTGACAGTGGCTGCCGTAGCACTCACTATAGTTGTTATATTGATTATTGACCAACATCAAAGGAAG ATACATGTGAATACTGATGTGAGGCTGGCAGCTGCCAATGAAGTCTTCATGAAGCACAACTTACTTCTAGGGGTTGCAGATGCCATGGACAGGCACCAGAACGTTCTACAG TCTGTCCTGAGGCACAATCTGGACCAGTTCTGCGTCACTATGGAGACAGTGATCCAGTCGGGtcagggaagaggagaggagggTTCATCTGAAGAGTCACCTCTTCTACCCAGTGACAAGAAAGGGACTCTGGCATGCAGTGAACTGCTTCATCTCATTCCAGAGGGAGCTCCAGAG GTGATGGCCCAGCAGCTGTTGGTGATCTTCAGTGGCTATTACATCAGACTCTTGGTTAGTGGTCAGCTCCCTCAGGTGGTCATGTTACGGCATGTGGAACACATGAATATCCCCTGCCTTTGCCAGTTCATAGAGACAAATGTGCTTGACACAGGACATTGTTGGTTCAAGGCCAGGTGA
- the ATP6V1G1 gene encoding V-type proton ATPase subunit G 1 — MASQSQGIQQLLQAEKRAAEKVAEARKRKNRRLKQAKEEAQEEIEQYRLQREKEFKAKEAAALGSHGSCTTEVEKETQVKMSAIQGNFQKNREEVLNNLLMFVYDIKPEIHVNYRING; from the exons ATGGCGAGCCAGTCGCAGGgcatccagcagctgctgcaggccgAGAAGCGCGCGGCCGAGAAGGTGGCCGAGGCCCGCAAGC GAAAGAACCGGAGGCTGAAGCAGGCGAAAGAAGAAGCCCAGGAAGAGATTGAGCAGTACCGCCTACAGAGGGAGAAGGAGTTCAAAGCCAAGGAAGCAGCT GCTCTTGGATCTCACGGCAGCTGCACCACAGAAGTCGAGAAGGAGACCCAGGTGAAGATGAGCGCAATCCAGGGCAACTTCCAGAAGAACCGGGAGGAAGTGCTGAATAACCTGCTGATGTTTGTGTATGACATCAAACCGGAAATCCATGTGAATTACCGCATCAATGgctag